Proteins from one Pseudoalteromonas rubra genomic window:
- a CDS encoding DJ-1/PfpI family protein yields the protein MEIGIFIYDGVEVLDFSGPFEVFSTAARFVDEPVNVSLIAPSHAPVSCRGGLSVNPHYSIHGHPRFDLLIVAGGQHQHVLSNTSVLAWLAETATHTRRCASVCTGVFLFAEAGLIDGKSVTTHWDDLARLQTNYPHLKVFEDKRFVMDQNFTSSAGVSAGIDMSLELVKLHFGKSLAIKTARQMDYNWH from the coding sequence ATGGAAATCGGTATTTTTATTTACGATGGCGTTGAAGTCTTGGACTTTAGCGGCCCATTTGAAGTGTTCAGCACGGCTGCCCGTTTTGTTGACGAGCCCGTAAATGTAAGCCTGATTGCACCCAGTCATGCACCCGTTAGTTGCCGAGGTGGCTTGTCTGTAAATCCGCATTACAGTATTCATGGTCATCCCAGATTTGATTTGCTGATTGTTGCAGGCGGACAACATCAGCACGTACTCAGTAATACCTCAGTGTTAGCCTGGCTGGCTGAAACGGCGACTCATACCCGTCGTTGTGCATCTGTGTGCACCGGGGTCTTTTTGTTTGCCGAAGCTGGGTTAATTGACGGTAAATCAGTGACCACCCATTGGGATGACCTGGCGCGGCTGCAAACCAATTACCCGCACCTCAAAGTGTTTGAGGATAAACGGTTTGTAATGGATCAGAATTTTACCAGCTCGGCAGGTGTGTCAGCGGGTATCGACATGAGCCTTGAGCTGGTAAAGCTGCACTTTGGTAAATCACTGGCGATTAAAACGGCCCGTCAAATGGACTACAACTGGCACTAA
- a CDS encoding LysR family transcriptional regulator: protein MHWTLDQLEAFVTAARTGSFSAAARKLGKAQSRVSTAIANLETDLGFELFDRTARLPVLNAAGHDLFAEAEAVLMQCQRLQSRALSLSCGEEVSLTVAMDEAVPINAFETLFEQLSHQFPLLKLSILNGSQDDIAGWVDEQKADLGILFHQKPLSLNLDFTPLGSFEQRLIVAPDHPLASHSHPTVKQLNQHRQLVIRDRIGNSQSQAISSFHWHVDSYYYIAGLVLRGVGWALVPEHVVKSHWFNEAVITLSTRHIPGSLTVDMGLVRRRDKATGPVIHWIYDTALSMAL from the coding sequence ATGCACTGGACACTCGATCAACTGGAAGCCTTTGTGACTGCCGCCAGAACGGGGTCATTTTCTGCTGCCGCCCGCAAGCTGGGTAAAGCCCAGTCCCGTGTCAGCACAGCCATTGCCAACCTGGAAACCGATCTGGGTTTTGAGTTATTTGACCGCACAGCCCGGTTACCAGTGTTAAATGCCGCCGGGCATGACCTGTTCGCGGAGGCAGAAGCAGTACTCATGCAATGCCAGAGGTTGCAATCAAGAGCGCTGTCTTTGAGTTGCGGTGAGGAAGTATCACTGACCGTTGCCATGGATGAGGCTGTGCCCATTAATGCGTTTGAAACCCTGTTCGAGCAGCTGTCACATCAGTTTCCTCTCCTGAAGCTATCTATATTAAACGGCTCACAGGACGATATTGCAGGCTGGGTTGATGAACAAAAAGCAGATTTGGGCATTTTATTTCACCAAAAGCCACTTTCACTAAATCTCGATTTTACGCCGCTGGGCAGCTTTGAGCAGCGTCTGATAGTCGCCCCCGATCACCCGCTGGCATCACACTCACACCCAACCGTAAAGCAATTAAATCAGCATCGGCAGCTGGTGATCCGAGACCGCATTGGCAACAGCCAATCTCAGGCGATTTCTTCTTTTCACTGGCATGTAGACAGCTACTACTATATCGCAGGCCTGGTGTTAAGAGGGGTTGGCTGGGCTCTGGTACCGGAACATGTCGTAAAGTCTCACTGGTTTAATGAGGCCGTTATCACGCTTTCCACTCGACATATTCCCGGCTCTCTGACCGTAGACATGGGCCTGGTCAGGCGCAGAGACAAAGCCACAGGGCCCGTCATTCACTGGATTTACGACACCGCTTTATCAATGGCACTTTAG
- a CDS encoding MATE family efflux transporter, whose amino-acid sequence MQTHDVELTELSQNQKDPADKQSDSVARTFWRYTIPAVAAMMVNGLYQVVDGVFVGHFIGADGLAAVNIAWPVVGLIAGLGTLVGIGAGSLLSLFRGAKDSEQAHAVLATSIWLLLILAMITSLGLYASGSLLLDVQGASGEVLRFGYSYLSVFGWGTLATMAAGALPMLIRNDGSPGVATRLLILGALTNIVLDYVFIVLLQWQLAGAAWASVVSQSLVGILALSYFCSSKAGIGLSLSRLTFSQKLAGRTLVQGASGLVMFLYFAFITALHNKQLLTYGESLHVAAFALIGYIGVIYYFFAEGVASGMQPPVSYYYGAGQIEKIRATLKLACQVSLSVGLVIVLCLNVFPEAIVSFFTQDQALLNEAQHGARLHLSMVFLDGFIFLAAMYYVALDQGGKSLLISLGNMVIQMPFLYLLPEQFGVDGVWLSVPVSNLVLTLIVAPLLWRDLSRLKQVAEVRG is encoded by the coding sequence ATGCAAACGCATGATGTTGAGCTGACGGAGCTCAGTCAAAATCAAAAAGATCCGGCAGATAAGCAGAGTGATTCGGTTGCCCGAACATTTTGGCGTTACACTATACCGGCTGTTGCCGCCATGATGGTGAACGGACTGTATCAGGTTGTTGATGGTGTCTTTGTTGGTCATTTTATAGGGGCAGATGGCCTGGCTGCGGTGAATATCGCCTGGCCTGTAGTTGGCCTGATAGCGGGCCTCGGCACTTTGGTAGGCATAGGAGCCGGGAGCCTGTTGTCGTTGTTTCGCGGTGCCAAAGACAGCGAGCAGGCGCATGCTGTGCTGGCAACCAGTATCTGGTTGCTGCTGATACTGGCAATGATAACCAGTCTGGGTTTGTATGCCAGTGGTAGCCTGTTGCTTGATGTGCAGGGGGCCAGTGGTGAGGTGCTGAGGTTTGGCTACAGTTATTTGTCGGTATTTGGCTGGGGGACGTTAGCAACAATGGCAGCAGGCGCGTTGCCTATGCTGATCCGTAATGATGGCAGTCCGGGCGTGGCGACGCGGTTACTGATCCTGGGTGCGCTGACCAATATTGTTCTGGATTATGTGTTTATCGTGTTGTTGCAATGGCAGCTGGCAGGCGCAGCCTGGGCCAGCGTGGTATCGCAGTCCCTGGTGGGCATATTGGCACTGAGTTATTTTTGCTCTTCAAAAGCGGGTATCGGACTGAGCTTAAGCAGGCTGACTTTTTCTCAGAAACTGGCGGGGCGCACCTTAGTTCAGGGCGCATCCGGGCTTGTAATGTTTTTGTACTTTGCTTTTATTACTGCGTTGCACAACAAGCAGTTACTGACTTATGGTGAATCATTGCACGTCGCTGCTTTCGCGCTCATAGGTTATATTGGGGTAATCTATTACTTTTTTGCTGAAGGGGTTGCCAGTGGTATGCAGCCACCGGTGAGCTATTATTATGGCGCGGGGCAAATAGAGAAAATCCGCGCGACCCTCAAGCTGGCATGTCAGGTTAGCTTGTCGGTTGGTCTTGTGATTGTACTGTGCCTGAACGTGTTTCCCGAAGCGATCGTATCCTTCTTTACTCAGGACCAGGCACTGCTTAATGAGGCGCAACATGGTGCACGTCTGCATTTGTCTATGGTGTTTCTGGATGGGTTTATTTTTCTTGCCGCCATGTATTATGTGGCACTGGATCAGGGAGGAAAATCTTTGCTGATCTCGCTGGGTAACATGGTCATTCAGATGCCATTTTTATACTTGCTGCCAGAACAGTTTGGGGTAGATGGAGTATGGTTGTCGGTGCCTGTGTCTAACCTGGTACTAACCTTGATTGTGGCACCTCTGCTGTGGCGTGATTTATCGCGATTAAAACAAGTCGCAGAGGTTCGCGGTTAG
- a CDS encoding M3 family metallopeptidase: protein MLKIKLTLLSAAVIIGLAGCSSTQQSSTTTPTVAEKQYQNPLLQPFTGPYQGVPQFDKVQLKDLEPALDIALADHLSEIDLIANNTAPATFDNTIVAMERSGQALDRLFTYFGIWSANNSSPEFRQMQGGLMAKYAQYRSKITQNKALFERVKTVYDSQEFKQLSAEEQRITWLQYNSFARNGATLEGEAAERYAEINLALSKLHADFANNVLADEEGYVVYLTKDQLSGLPQSYITSAAAAAEERGKPGMYAVTNTRSSMAPFLMYSTERELRKQVWQNYYSRGNNAGEHNNKAIINEILTLRHERVQLLGYENYAQWRLEDRMAKDPKNAMELMDKVWPAAIARVKEEVADMQALADKEGANIKIEPWDYRFYSEKVRKAKYDLDSNEVKQYLQLDKLRDAMFYVAGRLFNFEFTEVPEGSVPVFHEDVRVWEVTDKTSGEHIGLWYLDPFARQGKRSGAWATSYRGHTTFDGKTNVLSSNNSNFVKAPAGQASLISWNDAETYFHEFGHALHSLSSKVKYPGSNSGVRDYTEFQSQLLERWLVTDEVINRFLVHHETGQPMPKALVNKIKQAANFNQGFATTEYLASAIMDMKFHTTDPAQIGDPVEFEKSQLTAIGMPSEIVMRHRTTHFGHVFSGEGYSAGYYGYLWAEVLTSDAAQAFASAPGGFYDEEVADRLVNYLFSVRNAMDPAEAYRKFRGRDAAVEALMLDRGFPVNADK from the coding sequence ATGTTGAAAATCAAACTAACACTACTCAGCGCCGCCGTTATAATCGGTCTGGCAGGTTGTAGCAGCACACAGCAAAGCAGCACAACCACACCAACCGTTGCGGAAAAGCAATACCAGAACCCACTGTTACAGCCTTTTACTGGCCCTTATCAGGGTGTGCCTCAATTCGATAAAGTACAACTGAAAGATCTTGAGCCCGCACTGGACATCGCACTGGCTGACCACTTAAGCGAAATTGATCTGATTGCAAACAACACCGCACCGGCGACATTCGACAATACTATCGTTGCGATGGAACGTTCAGGTCAGGCACTGGATCGCCTTTTTACCTACTTTGGTATCTGGAGCGCCAACAATTCATCACCTGAATTTCGCCAAATGCAAGGCGGCCTGATGGCAAAGTACGCTCAATACCGTTCTAAAATCACGCAAAACAAGGCGTTATTTGAGCGTGTTAAAACAGTGTACGACAGCCAAGAGTTTAAGCAACTGAGTGCTGAAGAACAGCGTATCACCTGGCTACAGTACAACAGCTTTGCTCGTAACGGTGCGACACTGGAAGGTGAAGCCGCTGAACGTTACGCCGAAATTAACCTGGCTTTATCAAAGCTACACGCAGACTTTGCCAATAATGTACTGGCCGACGAAGAAGGCTATGTCGTTTACCTGACCAAAGATCAGCTTTCTGGTCTGCCTCAGTCCTACATTACTTCTGCGGCGGCTGCGGCTGAGGAGCGTGGCAAACCAGGTATGTATGCTGTTACCAACACCCGCTCTTCCATGGCCCCATTCCTGATGTACTCCACTGAACGTGAGCTACGTAAGCAAGTATGGCAGAACTACTACAGCCGTGGTAACAACGCAGGTGAGCACAACAACAAAGCCATCATCAATGAAATTCTGACATTACGTCACGAGCGGGTACAGCTGCTGGGTTATGAAAACTACGCCCAGTGGCGTCTTGAAGATCGCATGGCTAAAGATCCAAAAAATGCGATGGAGCTGATGGATAAAGTCTGGCCAGCCGCAATTGCCCGCGTAAAAGAAGAAGTGGCAGACATGCAAGCACTGGCAGATAAAGAAGGCGCCAATATCAAGATTGAGCCATGGGATTATCGCTTTTACTCTGAAAAAGTCCGTAAAGCCAAGTACGACCTGGACTCAAACGAAGTTAAACAATATCTCCAGCTGGACAAACTACGTGACGCCATGTTCTATGTCGCGGGTCGCCTGTTTAACTTTGAGTTTACCGAAGTACCAGAAGGCTCAGTGCCAGTCTTCCACGAAGACGTACGCGTATGGGAAGTCACCGATAAAACCAGCGGTGAGCATATTGGCTTATGGTACTTAGACCCATTTGCCCGTCAGGGTAAGCGCTCAGGTGCATGGGCAACTTCATACCGTGGCCACACCACCTTTGATGGCAAAACCAACGTATTGAGCTCGAACAACTCAAACTTCGTAAAAGCACCAGCAGGACAGGCCAGTCTGATCTCGTGGAACGATGCTGAGACCTATTTCCATGAGTTCGGTCATGCATTGCACTCTCTGTCTTCTAAAGTGAAATACCCAGGTTCCAACTCTGGCGTACGTGACTACACAGAATTCCAGTCACAGTTGCTTGAGCGTTGGCTGGTCACCGATGAAGTCATCAATCGTTTCCTGGTTCACCATGAAACAGGTCAACCTATGCCGAAAGCACTGGTGAATAAAATCAAGCAAGCTGCCAACTTCAACCAGGGCTTCGCCACCACTGAATACCTGGCATCAGCCATTATGGATATGAAGTTCCATACCACAGATCCAGCTCAGATTGGCGACCCGGTTGAATTTGAAAAATCTCAACTGACTGCCATTGGTATGCCATCAGAGATCGTCATGCGTCACCGCACCACACACTTTGGTCACGTTTTCTCAGGTGAAGGCTATTCAGCCGGCTATTACGGCTACCTGTGGGCCGAAGTGCTGACATCAGATGCAGCACAGGCATTTGCCAGTGCACCAGGTGGTTTTTATGACGAAGAAGTAGCAGATCGCCTGGTGAACTACCTGTTCTCAGTGCGTAACGCAATGGACCCGGCAGAGGCATACCGCAAGTTCCGTGGTCGTGATGCAGCGGTAGAAGCTCTGATGTTAGATCGCGGCTTCCCGGTTAATGCAGACAAGTAA
- a CDS encoding response regulator, translating to MKILVVDDMGSMRHVMIGMLRRLGFTDIDEATDGKRALELLEEKPYQLVISDLNMPHIDGLALLHEIRTRPALKNLKLVMVTCENGRERVQQVLLEKVDGFIIKPFSMATLEKQFKKLHLLELIE from the coding sequence GTGAAGATACTGGTTGTTGATGACATGGGGTCAATGCGGCATGTGATGATAGGTATGCTCCGTCGGCTTGGTTTTACTGACATAGATGAAGCAACAGACGGCAAACGAGCACTTGAGCTGCTCGAGGAAAAACCCTACCAGCTGGTGATTTCCGACCTGAATATGCCACACATAGATGGACTGGCCTTACTTCACGAAATTCGTACCAGACCGGCACTAAAAAATCTCAAACTGGTGATGGTGACCTGTGAAAACGGTCGTGAGCGAGTACAGCAGGTGTTACTAGAAAAAGTAGATGGGTTTATTATTAAGCCTTTCAGTATGGCAACGTTGGAAAAGCAATTTAAAAAGCTGCACTTACTAGAGCTCATAGAGTAG